A stretch of Fusarium poae strain DAOMC 252244 chromosome 2, whole genome shotgun sequence DNA encodes these proteins:
- a CDS encoding hypothetical protein (SECRETED:SignalP(1-21)~TransMembrane:1 (n5-16c21/22o199-219i)), whose product MKTSTTTAIIATAILSTPALARGRGRDLDWVPECGITCVDYAVKAQGCDPLLQECYCGWGFFTPWQDCVLKTCGREDLPNAYIWGETRCDPKSSLFVTPESYDLKWEHRNGTVLPPLPTSPPTWSASPSFLSDSDWALETPRSIKSSVHATSTAESTAESTAESTAESTAVMPTVAEYTVVAESIDVAKRTTVTDSSSGMTKAGMVSVALVSVAAMFLLM is encoded by the exons ATGAAGACCTCCACTACCACGGCAATCATCGCCACTGCTATCTTGTCAACCCCTGCCCTGGCTCGTGGTCGCGGCAGAGACCTCGACTGGGTGCCCGAATGCGGC ATCACTTGTGTTGATTACGCTGTTAAAGCACAGGGTTGTGATCCTTTGCTTCAGGAATGCTATTGTGGCTGGGGTTTCTTTACCCCTTGGCAGGATTGCGTCTTGAAGACGTGCGGAAGGGAAGACCTGCCAA ATGCTTACATCTGGGGTGAAACTCGCTGTGACCCCAAGAGCTCTCTATTCGTCACTCCGGAGTCATATGATTTGAAGTGGGAGCATCGGAACGGAACGGTGCTCCCCCCTCTTCCCACAAGCCCCCCTACCTGGTCCGCTTCGCCCTCTTTCCTGTCCGATTCTGACTGGGCCTTGGAAACTCCTCGGAGTATC AAGAGTAGCGTCCACGCCACATCTACCGCCGAGTCCACCGCCGAGTCCACCGCCGAGTCCACCGCCGAGTCCACCGCCGTCATGCCCACTGTCGCCGAGTATACTGTCGTCGCTGAGTCCATTGATGTGGCCAAGCGTACCACTGTTACTGACTCCAGCTCTGGGATGACCAAGGCTGGCATGGTCTCTGTTGCCTTGGTCTCGGTAGCAGCCATGTTCCTCCTCATGTAA
- a CDS encoding hypothetical protein (SECRETED:SignalP(1-21)) produces MAVTKFGLLALFAVSAIQVSGKSTIQPPARNAILNQATSQGCFSTLSSEASVAQDSTFMSTGQCLSHCEKEKKSVAALHATKCYCSETYPAKASLVEDDQCNFRCPGYPRDACGGLNPDVYSVYNTGIDLDPSYDTDEGKDDELSTTGSGSTTTEDAKTTSVATSVSDTTIDVASETETSEMSTPTLHAEETSKVAPVVNANTAAATPSASASTVPENASPRLSNPIGNIIKMMAYLL; encoded by the coding sequence ATGGCAGTCACCAAATTCGGACTCCTTGCCCTTTTCGCTGTCAGCGCCATTCAAGTCAGTGGCAAATCTACCATACAGCCGCCCGCCAGAAATGCCATACTCAACCAGGCGACATCGCAAGGATGCTTCAGCACTCTCTCATCAGAGGCAAGTGTCGCCCAGGACAGCACTTTCATGTCCACTGGCCAATGCTTGAGCCACTgcgagaaagagaagaagagtgTTGCCGCTCTTCATGCAACCAAGTGCTACTGTTCCGAGACCTATCCGGCCAAAGCATCGCTTGTGGAAGATGATCAGTGCAACTTTCGCTGCCCTGGCTACCCTCGAGACGCCTGCGGGGGCTTGAACCCGGATGTCTACAGCGTGTACAACACAGGGATTGATTTGGATCCATCGTATGATACAGATGAAGGCAAGGACGACGAATTATCCACCACTGGTTCTGGCAGCACAACAACTGAGGATGCAAAAACAACCTCGGTTGCAACCAGCGTCTCCGACACTACCATCGACGTTGCCTCAGAGACTGAAACTTCAGAGATGAGCACACCCACACTTCATGCCGAAGAGACTTCAAAGGTCGCACCTGTGGTAAATGCAAATACTGCTGCTGCGACCCCCAGCGCTTCTGCCTCGACTGTTCCAGAAAACGCCTCGCCGCGGCTCTCCAATCCCATCGGCAATATTATCAAAATGATGGCATATCTACTCTGA
- a CDS encoding hypothetical protein (MEROPS:MER0000440) has product MLPFRQTVILGFSVTNMKMLYDRFAPLLLGTSQLLFSRVSLAQDASTLKWAPCDLDLPAELLKPGDCATIEVPLDYTNPSSGKTVELQLLRYNATKEPFKGSVFWNPGGPGISGLETLAYLGQDFRDILGGHHNIISFDPRGTGRTIPFVCDVNTTTTTKSRRSIEAMPQADLWEYVKNEAWESMQKVAEACYETQQENGRFLSTAFTARDMMKMVDALGEDGKLRFWGISYGTILGQVAASLFPDRIERLLLDSNSLADAYFTSTGIGGPKDAEKSLVHLFTECVELDPKVCRLANYSGSKTTVEDLRDATVDLFQKLKDMTDLPEGLSSADYPYAGNSVLKALKNAIMNLLSSPFNYSTVAELLSYAFEGDYKKALSLYIEDTSEWNLGKNSFQGIACSETSLRVKTPEDLYSLYQAHLAESSFGDAIASDYMACGAWKFDAVEGVDTNTLRNINTSFPVFVVNNAYDPITSLSHAYQVSSRFRDSRVLVNEGVGHGVTSHSSDCLLKAISSYFIDGTLPEVGATCRPEEGAFEYALSRS; this is encoded by the exons ATGCTGCCATTCAGACAGACCGTAATTCTTGGATTCTCCGTCACCAACATGAAGATGCTCTATGATCGTTTTGCgccgcttcttcttggcacGTCGCAACTGCTGTTTTCGCGCGTTTCACTGGCCCAGGATGCGTCAACGCTGAAATGGGCTCCTTGTGACTTGGATCTTCCTGCAGAGTTGCTTAAACCTGGTGATTGCGCGACGATCGAGGTCCCTTTGGACTATACTAACCCAAGCTCTGGGAAGACGGTTGAGCTTCAGCTGCTCCGGTACAACGCTACCAAGGAACCTTTCAAGGGCAGTGTTTTCTGGAACCCAGGTGGTCCTGGAATCTCTGGTCTCGAGACGCTTGCGTATCTTGGACAGGACTTTCGCGA CATCCTGGGTGGTCATCACAACATCATCTCATTCGACCCTCG TGGCACAGGTAGAACCATCCCATTTGTGTGTGATGTAAACACTACAACCACCACAAAGTCTCGCAGGAGTATCGAAGCTATGCCTCAGGCTGATCTCTGGGAATACGTCAAGAATGAAGCCTGGGAGTCCATGCAGAAAGTTGCTGAGGCCTGCTATGAGACCCAACAAGAGAATGGCCGCTTCCTCAGCACTGCTTTCACCGCAAgagacatgatgaagatggtcGATGCTCTCGGAGAAGACGGCAAATTGAGATTTTGGGGTATCTCTTACGGCACTATCCTTGGACAAGTCGCCGCTTCCTTGTTCCCAGATCGCATTGAGCGACTCCTGCTTGACTCCAACTCCCTCGCAGATGCATATTTTACCTCGACCGGTATTGGAGGTCCCAAAGACGCTGAGAAGTCATTGGTGCATCTCTTCACCGAATGCGTCGAGCTTGATCCTAAAGTTTGCCGCCTAGCAAACTATTCTGGAAGCAAAACCACAGTTGAAGACTTGCGCGACGCGACGGTCGATCTGTTCCAGAAGCTGAAGGATATGACTGATCTTCCAGAGGGTCTCTCATCTGCTGATTATCCTTACGCTGGTAACTCTGTTTTGAAGGCGCTGAAGAATGCCATCATGAATCTTCTTTCTAGTCCTTTTAACTATTCAACTGTGGCAGAGCTCCTCTCATATGCATTTGAAGGTGACTACAAGAAGGCCCTGAGCCTGTACATAGAGGACACATCAGAGTGGAACCTGGGCAAGAATTCCTTCCAGGGAATTGCTTGCTCTGAGACTTCCCTCCGAGTCAAGACACCAGAGGATCTTTACTCTCTCTACCAGGCACACCTTGCGGAGAGTAGCTTTGGTGATGCTATCGCGTCTGATTACATGGCCTGTGGTGCTTGGAAGTTTGATGCCGTAGAGGGCGTTGACACCAACACTCTGCGAAACATCAACACGAGCTTCCCAGTTTTCGTTGTCAACAACGCATATGACCCTATCACTTCTCTCAGTCATGCGTACCAAGTATCTTCGAGGTTCAGGGACAGCCGTGTGTTGGTAAATGAGGGTGTCGGT CATGGTGTGACTTCGCATTCGTCCGATTGTCTTCTTAAGGCTATCTCATCTTACTTTATTGATGGCACTCTTCCCGAAGTCGGCGCGACCTGCAGGCCTGAAGAGGGTGCGTTTGAGTACGCTCTGTCACGTTCATAG
- a CDS encoding hypothetical protein (SECRETED:SignalP(1-19)) codes for MHFATTFASLFLLAGSASAACHGSGITWPGAYHVMLSEAENECRRGAFTGFFQPGQTKYKCVQYGSGVKLEFSIRNGNTQNGFDLGDDDCVKEFRKDIYDCSRGGYHTSSGWEFSADPNEGRC; via the exons ATGCACTTCGCTACCACTTTCGCCTCTCTTTTTCTCCTGGCAGGCTCGGCTTCCGCTGCTTGCCACGGAAGTGGAATCACCTGGCCCGGTGCTTACCATGTCATGCTCAGCGAGGCTGAGAATGAGTGCCGTAGGGGTGCTTTCACTGGCTTCTTCCAGCCTGGACAGACGAAGTATAAGTGCGTCCAGTATGGCAGTGGCGTCAAGCTAGAATTCTCCATCCGAAACGGCAATACTCAAAACGGCTTTGACCTCGGCGATGATGACTGCGTCAAGGAATTCCGAAAGGACATTTATGATTGCTCCCGCGGAGGCTACCATACAAGCTCCGGGTGGGAGTTCAG TGCTGACCCCAACGAGGGCCGTTGTTAA
- a CDS encoding hypothetical protein (TransMembrane:1 (i54-74o)): MSSGSSSIQALIRRLRGSQFTRTDLDLEAQTHRPSSLWVHPFKLLGHSLFRNRLLLLIGTIWMASYLMLNATAAPHERADVPGQYDVVIYGNTVAAIAAAVQTKRMKKTVAIIFPGSTLGGLTTSGLGWTDSKNGNAVGGIAREFYGKVYSHYQKSSSWNQETRSGYLGRKIGAQPGPAIDESKKVQWTFEPKVAEYILEKWIKDGKIPLFRNRAIDRSAGSVVKKNGQISSFKTLNGDVFQGKMFIDASYEGDLMEAAGIPWRTGRESNSDYSESVAGFRLGALEQLSKVDPYKKKGDSSSGLIEGVGRVVKNAGALQGQGDDFRLQSYNFRMSLTKQTSNKIPFTKPADYREAQYELLLRYFESGYTGTPFTSQLMPNIKTDSNAQSHVSTDLIGESFEDNGNYATWSYQRRRQVYEQHKSYTQGFFWTLANHPRVPQDLRTRVSEWGYAKDEWVNNNNWPYEIYIREGRRMNGGYTMRQSDIQSPPARPNNSVGKGAYSLDVHQVERVVVDGKLRDEGKVHIATPGPFNIPYQAICPKSEDASNFLNPVTMSATHIAYSAIRMEPTYMVLGQSAATAACLAIDQGVSVQDVDLPTLIARLKADKQVL, translated from the exons ATGAGCAGTGGTAGCTCGTCTATCCAGGCCTTGATACGAAGACTTCGAGGTAGCCAATTTACCAGGACCGACCTCGATTTAGAAGCTCAAACACACAGACCCTCGTCCCTCTGGGTACACCCATTCAAGCTTCTTGGTCACT CTCTCTTCCGGAACAGGCTCCTCCTCCTAATCGGCACCATTTGGATGGCGTCGTATCTCATGCTGAATGCTACTGCCGCACCCCATGAGAGAGCAGATGTGCCTGGCCAGTACGATGTGGTCATCTATGGAAACACAGTCGCCGCCATTGCAGCAGCCGTGCAGACAAAACGCATGAAGAAGACAGTGGCGATTATCTTCCCCGGCAGCACGCTGGGTGGCCTCACAACATCTGGCCTTGGCTGGACAGACTCCAAGAACGGGAACGCTGTCGGTGGTATTGCGAGAGAATTTTATGGAAAGGTTTACTCCCATTACCAAAAGAGCAGCTCCTGGAACCAAGAGACACGATCAGGCTACTTGGGCCGAAAAATCGGCGCTCAGCCTGGCCCTGCTATTGATGAGAGCAAGAAGGTTCAGTGGACCTTTGAGCCAAAGGTGGCTGAGTATATTCTCGAGAAGTGGATAAAGGACGGCAAGATTCCCCTTTTCCGTAACCGAGCTATTGACAGGTCCGCGGGCAGTGTGGTCAAGAAGAATGGACAGATTTCGTCTTTCAAGACACTGAACGGAGATGTCTTCCAGGGAAAGATGTTTATTGATGCCAGCTATGAAGGTGACCTCATGGAGGCAGCTGGCATCCCCTGGCGCACAGGTCGTGAGAGCAACAGTGATTATAGTGAATCAGTCGCTGGCTTTCGCCTCGGTGCCCTCGAGCAACTCTCAAAGGTCGACCCctacaagaagaagggagaCTCGAGCAGTGGTCTTATTGAAGGTGTCGGGCGAGTGGTCAAAAATGCTGGCGCccttcaaggccaaggcgATGATTTCCGTCTTCAATCTTACAACTTCCGCATGAGTCTTACCAAGCAAACCAGTAACAAAATTCCCTTCACCAAGCCTGCCGACTATCGCGAAGCTCAATATGAATTGCTCCTGCGATACTTTGAATCAGGTTACACGGGAACTCCTTTCACCAGCCAACTTATGCCCAATATCAAGACCGATTCCAATGCCCAGAGCCACGTCAGCACTGATCTTATCGGCGAGAGCTTTGAAGATAACGGCAACTACGCTACATGGTCTTATCAGAGACGTCGACAGGTCTATGAGCAACACAAGTCTTATACTCAAGGTTTCTTCTGGACATTGGCCAACCATCCTCGCGTCCCTCAAGACCTACGCACCCGGGTCAGCGAATGGGGATATGCCAAGGACGAATGGGTTAACAATAATAACTGGCCCTACGAGATCTACATCCGAGAAGGTCGTCGTATGAATGGTGGCTATACCATGCGCCAAAGCGACATTCAATCGCCCCCTGCACGCCCCAACAACAGTGTTGGCAAAGGTGCCTACTCCCTCGACGTGCACCAAGTCGAGCGCGTCGTTGTTGATGGAAAGCTGCGCGATGAGGGCAAAGTGCACATTGCCACGCCAGGCCCCTTCAATATTCCCTACCAGGCCATCTGCCCCAAGTCGGAGGATGCATCAAACTTCCTCAACCCTGTTACCATGAGTGCAACTCATATTGCATATTCTGCCATTCGTATGGAGCCTACGTACATGGTTCTTGGCCAGAGTGCTGCCACTGCGGCATGTCTTGCCATTGATCAGGGTGTCAGTGTTCAGGACGTGGATCTTCCCACATTGATAGCTAGACTGAAGGCGGACAAGCAGGTGCTATAA